The Flaviflexus equikiangi genome contains the following window.
GTTCTCTGTTCCGCGTGGCGGCTGGTTCTTGGTCGGGGACCGTTGGAGCGGCTCCTGCACGTGGCATCGACGCGGGCCTCTCAGATCACCGCGCCGCCGCCCTATACTCCTCTGCCAGTCGCTCCCAATGGCGAATCTCCTCGTCAGTGATCTCACGGATGACGCGGCACGGATTGCCTGCGGCCACGACGTTCGACGGGATATCCCGTGTCACAACCGATCCTGAACCGATCACGGTGTGATCACCGATCGTGACTCCTGGGTTGACGACGACATGCCCGCCCAGCCAGACATTGCTGCCGATGGTGATGGGCTGGCCCGATTCGAGCAGCTCCGCGCGCGGGCCGGAGGCAATCGGGTGGGTTGCGGTGAGGAGGGAGACGCGGGGGCCGAACATGCAGTTGTCACCGATACGGACCTCACACACGTCAAGCACGATAAGGTCCATGTTCGCGAAGAAGTTCTCGCCAACATGCGTATTCCAGCCGTAGTCGAATCCGATGGGCGCCATGAGGGTGCACGACACGCCTCGACTGCCGAGGAGTTCAGTGAGGATCTCGTCGTGGCGGCGTTCGTCCGGCGAGGTATTGAACTCGCGCACGAG
Protein-coding sequences here:
- a CDS encoding sugar O-acetyltransferase, with the translated sequence MTDPKESFDVRRMLAGELYMYGEGNAALQRETRRLVREFNTSPDERRHDEILTELLGSRGVSCTLMAPIGFDYGWNTHVGENFFANMDLIVLDVCEVRIGDNCMFGPRVSLLTATHPIASGPRAELLESGQPITIGSNVWLGGHVVVNPGVTIGDHTVIGSGSVVTRDIPSNVVAAGNPCRVIREITDEEIRHWERLAEEYRAAAR